A genomic window from Emys orbicularis isolate rEmyOrb1 chromosome 8, rEmyOrb1.hap1, whole genome shotgun sequence includes:
- the LRRC53 gene encoding leucine-rich repeat-containing protein 53 has protein sequence MIYTFMYMIVSLMNLVSVTGAVGLTCLVLALLNWKLQQGKANEHTSENCCCRTLDESQCGHEPRNYLTEGSCNCHLTQENEIKVTSIVGSGREMPLLQENRHQATVKADALSGGLDTPLRSIQRENEYKKSGSFLCLKCRMVESCPQEPYENMSITNEAGALTKDFHRSVTKPSTFDQWENLQTTVLQELSKTDEADIRHDAFTRRCSTPTLALAKERLEKHLTNESSQSPPEAEDKSLKPHRQRYFITSSSSAPNTPMESKEHCVQKTLQSHRSQHDDQRGLLERSKNISLQLHNSLICKYVNCDKFQGYTKEKKDNHRENLKLEKEQTKANRRVGEDCFMSDEEMPLSPEVKKRYIPKSVSFYVADLATINRLDVTMMDSSEVGSHKKNVQRNQAITLESKEHSSSEARSEEGKLSSAKGDIGRKTWVRKDEANWKSKMKTKGQDFLTVKLNLHPFRKMRIHPEKSPCSEKTQQKSNHQHKEPPIESKKKLSQASNKELTRKERKSNQGSSAVPQDQPGTREQKEIYSKKVASQFSDKQTLAKSKNAESEAIITSADAAELSEEKCNNPIVSVPHPFKNISDVRNSKDLTSVLAEAVMYNSNLPPPSKETARSITPTVSLATQNLASTSQNGANDISISLYSREVNEEDTGATESYGYQNSQMTTRKEKGWDSSSALIIQTQIPGNLQTKNPNSECDLELKSVLEDTVKNVNQGQMDNRVLKSQSENLNRIERLESCEKAKEHESLAGTLLAVDSYTFTVIPRIPPAINPISTETYFVPKQSSTEPPNHISSLLLYTEANEHLTCRSKDGTDNTDNPHGTVNTEGDGVKIEQRENKQPPNDNESLSEVLIPDTQMNSDGIAEDIPQTQNDVESEKCKLFCTSTVKVSIMSNTSSIPSSPKTRNILPCSDINFQINNNMHMTNVQNLQHIQNNQPDEDNNIHEEGEMPLEEHKEPSVLPELKDISFEAENEVPLIPSRINDAENSAPKATLYPPSAEYANTSPLESEQSEENNSNNNHIPLLLSSKLQTNNPSLSENSKFIIVAENFNKSMNIKQYLIECDEKMQDQPTKDILLD, from the exons ATGATTTATACCTTTATGTACATGATTGTGTCTTTGATGAACCTTGTATCTGTCACAGGAGCTGTTGGTCTCACTTGCCTAGTTTTAGCCCTCCTTAACTGGAAACTTCAACAAGGCAAAGCAAATGAACACACATCAGAAAACTGCTGTTGCAGAACTCTAGATGAATCCCAGTGTGGTCATGAGCCAAGAAATTACCTCACTGAGGGATCCTGTAACTGCCACTTAACTCAGGAAAATGAAATAAAGGTCACGTCCATTGTGGGGTCTGGCAGGGAAATGCCACTTTTACAGGAAAACAGGCATCAAGCAACAGTAAAAGCAGACGCTCTGTCCGGAGGGCTAGACACACCACTCAGAAGCATTCAAAGAGAGAATGAATACAAAAAGAGTGGCTCATTTTTATGCCTTAAATGCAGAATGGTAGAATCATGTCCTCAAGAGCCTTATGAGAATATGTCTATAACAAATGAAGCAGGTGCCCTAACAAAAGATTTCCACAGAAGCGTTACAAAACCAAGCACCTTTGATCAGTGGGAAAATCTACAGACTACAGTGCTGCAGGAACTTTCAAAGACTGATGAAG CAGATATAAGGCATGACGCATTTACTAGAAGATGTTCAACTCCTACGCTTGCCTTAGCAAAAGAGAGACTTGAAAAGCATTTAACAAATGAATCGTCGCAGTCTCCACCAGAAGCAGAAGACAAGAGTTTAAAACCTCATAGGCAAAGATATTTTATTACCAGCTCATCATCAGCACCTAACACACCAATGGAGTCAAAGGAACATTGTGTGCAAAAGACTTTACAAAGTCATAGATCACAACATGATGATCAACGTGGATTACTGGAAAGGAGCAAAAATATTTCTTTGCAGCTACACAACTCCCTTATCTGTAAATATGTGAACTGTGATAAATTCCAGGGctatacaaaagaaaagaaagataatCACAGGGAAAATTTAAAGTTGGAGAAAGAGCAAACCAAAGCTAATAGAAGAGTAGGAGAAGATTGCTTTATGAGTGATGAAGAGATGCCATTATCACCAGAAGTCAAGAAAAGATATATACCAAAGAGTGTTAGCTTTTATGTAGCTGACCTGGCAACAATAAACAGGTTGGATGTGACGATGATGGACTCAAGTGAGGTAGGATCTCATAAGAAGAATGTTCAAAGAAACCAAGCTATCACCTTGGAAAGCAAAGAGCACAGCAGTTCAGAAGCAAGAAGTGAAGAAGGTAAATTGTCTTCTGCTAAGGGAGATATTGGAAGGAAAACCTGGGTGAGGAAAGATGAAGCCAACTGGAAGAGTAAAATGAAAACTAAAGGACAAGACTTTTTAACTGTAAAATTAAATTTACATCCCTTCAGAAAAATGAGAATCCACCCAGAGAAATCACCTTGCAgtgaaaaaacacaacaaaaatccAACCATCAACACAAAGAACCACCAATTGAATCCAAGAAGAAACTGTCACAGGCTTCCAACAAAGAGCTgacaagaaaagaaagaaaatcaaaccAAGGGTCTTCTGCAGTTCCCCAAGATCAGCCAGGTACCAGAGAACAGAAGGAGATTTATTCCAAAAAAGTTGCTTCGCAATTCTCTGACAAGCAGACCTTGGCTAAGAGCAAAAATGCCGAAAGTGAAGCTATTATAACAAGTGCTGATGCAGCAGAATTGTCTGAAGAAAAGTGCAATAATCCAATAGTGAGTGTCCCTCATCCGTTCAAGAATATTTCTGATGTAAGAAATTCTAAAGATCTCACATCTGTGCTTGCAGAAGCTGTAATGTACAACAGTAACTTACCTCCACCCTCAAAGGAGACTGCGAGAAGTATTACTCCAACTGTATCTCTTGCAACTCAGAATTTAGCAAGTACTTCACAAAATGGGGCAAATGATATTTCCATATCCCTGTATTCTAGAGAAGTAAATGAGGAAGACACAGGGGCTACAGAGTCATATGGGTACCAAAATTCACAGATGACTACAAGAAAGGAAAAGGGTTGGGATTCTTCTTCAGCTCTTATTATCCAAACACAAATCCCAGGCAACTTGCAGACAAAAAATCCCAACAGTGAATGTGATTTGGAACTAAAGTCAGTTCTGGAGGATACAGTGAAAAATGTCAATCAAGGCCAGATGGACAACCGAGTATTAAAAAGCCAGAGTGAAAACTTAAACAGGATAGAAAGATTGGAGAGTTGTGAAAAGGCTAAAGAACATGAATCATTAGCAGGAACTCTACTTGCTGTGGACTCTTATACTTTCACTGTTATACCGCGGATTCCACCCGCTATCAACCCAATTtcaacagaaacatattttgttCCCAAACAAAGTAGCACAGAGCCTCCAAATCACATCAGTAGTTTGCTTCTGTATACTGAAGCCAACGAACATTTAACTTGTAGAAGCAAAGATGGAACTGACAATACTGATAACCCGCATGGAACAGTTAACACTGAAGGTGATGGGGTAAAAATAgaacagagagaaaataaacagCCACCTAATGACAATGAGTCATTGTCTGAAGTGCTAATCCCAGACACACAAATGAACTCGGATGGTATAGCTGAAGACATACCACAAACTCAGAATGATGTGGAGAGtgaaaaatgtaaattattttgtACAAGCACTGTCAAGGTATCTATTATGTCTAATACATCCAGTATCCCCAGTTCtcctaaaactagaaatatactACCGTGTAGCGACATCAATTTTCAAATAAACAATAATATGCACATGACGAATGTGCAGAATTTGCAACACATTCAAAACAATCAACCTGATGAAGATAACAATATACATGAGGAAGGTGAAATGCCACTGGAAGAGCACAAAGAGCCTTCTGTGTTACCAGAGTTAAAAGACATTAGTTTTGAGGCAGAAAATGAGGTGCCTTTAATTCCTAGCAGAATAAATGATGCTGAAAACTCTGCTCCAAAAGCTACACTGTACCCACCATCTGCTGAATATGCTAATACATCACCTTTAGAGTCAGAACAAAGTGAGGAAAATAACTCAAATAACAATCACATTCCTCTTTTGCTTTCTTCAAAACTACAGACAAACAACCCCAGCCTTTCTGAAAATTCAAAATTCATTATTGTGGCAGAAAATTTCAACAAGTCAATGAACATAAAACAATATTTGATTGAATGTGATGAAAAAATGCAAGACCAACCAACTAAAGACATTTTACTTGATTAA